A genomic window from Solanum stenotomum isolate F172 chromosome 10, ASM1918654v1, whole genome shotgun sequence includes:
- the LOC125878248 gene encoding patatin-08-like, translated as MATTKSFLILIFMILATTSSTFASLEEMVTVLSVDGGGIKGIIPGVILEFLEGELQEMDNNTDARLADYFDVIGGTSTGGLVTAMITTPNENNRPFAAANEIVPFYFEHGPHIFNSSGQPTPGPTYNGTYLLQVLQENFGETRLNETLTEVVISSFDIKTNKPVIFTKSSLTNSPQLNAKMYDISYSTAAAPTYFAPHYFVTNTSSGDQYEFNLVDGGVATVGDPALLSVSIATKHAEDQDPAFASIRSLNFKKMLLLSLGTGTTSDFDKTYTAEEAAKWGPLQWMVAIQPMTDAASAYMTDYYLSTVFQALDSQKNYLRVQENALTGTTTEMDDASVANMELLVQVGENLLKKPVSDDNPDETYEKVLIGFATMLSDRKKLRANKASY; from the exons ATGGCAACTACTAAatcttttctaattttaatttttatgatattagCAACTACTAGTTCAACATTTGCTTCGTTGGAAGAAATGGTGACTGTTCTTAGTGTTGATGGAGGTGGAATTAAGGGAATCATTCCGGGTGtcattcttgaatttcttgaaggAGAACTTCAG GAAATGGACAATAATACAGATGCAAGACTAGCAGATTACTTTGATGTAATTGGAGGAACAAGTACAGGAGGTTTAGTGACTGCTATGATAACTACTCCAAATGAAAACAATCGACCCTTTGCTGCTGCCAATGAAATTGTACCTTTTTACTTCGAACATGGCCCTCATATTTTTAATTCTAG TGGTCAGCCAACTCCAGGCCCAACATATAATGGAACATATCTTTTGcaagttcttcaagaaaatTTTGGAGAAACTCGTTTGAATGAAACTTTGACAGAAGTTGTCATCTCAAGCTTTGACATCAAAACAAATAAGCCAGTAATATTCACCAAGTCAAGT TTAACAAACTCTCCACAATTGAATGCTAAGATGTATGACATAAGTTATTCGACAGCAGCAGCTCCAACATATTTTGCTCCACATTACTTTGTTACTAATACTAGTAGTGGAGATCAATATGAGTTCAATCTTGTTGATGGTGGTGTTGCTACTGTTGGTGATCCG GCGTTATTATCCGTCAGCATTGCAACGAAACATGCAGAAGACCAGGATCCAGCATTTGCTTCAATTAGGtcattgaatttcaaaaaaatgttgTTGCTCTCATTAGGCACTGGCACTACTTCAGATTTTGATAAAACATATACAGCAGAAGAGGCAGCTAAATGGGGTCCTCTACAGTGGATGGTAGCTATACAGCCAATGACTGATGCAGCAAGTGCTTACATGACTGATTATTACCTTTCTACTGTTTTTCAAGCTCTtgattcacaaaaaaattaccTCAGGGTTCAA GAAAATGCATTAACAGGCACAACTACTGAAATGGATGATGCTTCTGTGGCTAACATGGAATTATTAGTACAAGTTGGTGAAAATTTATTGAAGAAACCAGTTTCCGATGACAATCCTGATGAAACCTATGAGAAAGTTTTAATTGG GTTTGCAACAATGCTCTCTGATAGGAAGAAACTCCGAGCAAACAAAGCGTCTTATTAA